The Streptomyces sp. NBC_00335 DNA window CTTGCTGGGGGCATGAGGGCTGTCCACTGCTTTACCTGCTGGTCACGCGTTCTTCCGGCGCACCAGCTCGGTGATCCAGGTGGGTGCGTACGGAGAGGTGCGGCCGTAGCCGCCGCTCGGCCACGGCCGGTGCCGGCCGTGGCCTGGGTCGTCAGAGCCAGCCGCGTTGGGAGGCTTTGAGGCCGGCCTCGAAGCGGCTGGTGGCTTCCAGGCGTTCCATCAGGGCGGACATCTGGCGGCGTACGGTGCGCAGGGAGACGCCGAGACGTTTGCCGGCGGCCTCGTCGGTCATCCCGGAGGCCAGCAGTTTGAGCAGTTCGCGTTCGTTCTGCGTGATGCCGTCCTGAAGGGGCCGCGCGCGGGTCGCGCCGAGGGGGACGGCCGTGTTCCAGGTCTGTTCGAAGAGGGTGACGATCGAGGCGACGATGCCGGGTGCGGTGGTGCACAGGGCGCCGAGGCGGGAGTTGGCCGGATCGATCGGGACGATGGCGGTCGTGCGGTCGAAGACCAGGAGGCGCGGGGGGAGCAGAGGGCTGGTGCGTACCTCGCCGCCGTTCTCGGTCGTCCATTGCGCGTACGCGAGGGTGGCCAGGTCGTTCCTCGCGCTGTCCTGATAGATGACGCGCATGTCGATGCCCAGGGCCAGGGCCTTCTCGTCCAGGACCCGGGAAGCGTCCAGGCTCGCCTGGGACTGGGCGCCCCCCGGTGCGATGGCGAGGCATTCGCTGGTCATCTCTTCTGTGAGCGTCTCCAGCCGGGACTGGATGGCGTCGAGTCCCACCAGGCGTTCGGTGCCGTCGGTCTCCGTGTTGGGCCGGAGGCCCGCGTACTCGGCCACCGCGCGGGCGGCGGCCGCCTTGCTCAGGTCCAGCGCGTGCCGGCGGCGGATCAGGTCCTCTTCCTGGCGGCGCAGTAATTGCTCCAGGCCGGCCTCCGGGCTGACGGGGCGCAGCCCGCCGGCGGTGTCCCGGGACGGTGTGAGCAGGCCCAGGTCCACGAGTTGATCCAGGCTGTCCCTCACCTGGGCTTCGGAGAGCCCCGTCCGCTGCACGAGTTCGGCCATGCCGCCGGTGGGCTGCATCAGCATCCCCCGGTAGACGGTCTCCAGATGCGCATCAAGTCCCAACGCTTCGAGCACAGCTCAGCCCCCCGGCCGTGTGGCGGTTCATCCCCGTCCGGTCGATCGTAATCGCCAACCTGTCCTCATGGTGCCTGACTGCTTGATGCCATTCGGGATCTCTTCCGGGACGGCGGGCGCATCAGCAGGATGGTGTTCACCGGCCGGGGGATGCGAATCCCACCCAAGGCCAGGGCCCACAAGGCCGGCCGGTGCGGCGCGCTCCCTTCTGTAAGACACCGATGAATCCGGGGGAACTCATGTCTCGCTCCTTGCAGTTGTTCGCCGCCGCCTGTCTCACCGCTCTTCTCTCCACCACCGCCGCGGTCGCCTCCACGTCGGGGCCCACCGTCATCGGCTGGGACTCGGTCCGGGCGGCAGCTGCGGGCCCCCAGGTCATCGGCTGGGATTCCGCTCCGGCGGACATGCAGGTCATCGGCTGGGACTGAACCGGGTGCGGGTGATTCTGGGGCACCTGGCCCGCACGTCGGCCGACCCCGTCCCCGCGACCGTGGTTCCGCTGATCCAGGATCTGCTCTGGGCGCACGCCAGGCCGTCCGACGTCCTTGAGCACGTACGAGTCCGCCCGGCTGCCCACGGGCTGGACGTCTACCTCTTCGTCAGCTCACCGAGCGAGGCATCGGCGATGGCCCGGATGCGTGAGCTGCTCTGCCGCGCGGAGCAGCCGATCGCCCGGCACGGCTTCAGCATCTGTCCGCGCTGATCCGGCGAAGCCTCATCAGGGTTGGCGATTTAACTCGACGCCCTTCCTCGTTCATCCCCCTGTCCTTCACCACACCCGGAGTCGTCATGCCCGCACGCCCGACCCGATCCGCCTTCAGTGCCGTTTCGATGGCCATCGCCGTCTGCGCAGCGGCCATGGCGACCGCCGGCTGCAGCACCGGCTCCGATGCCTCACCGGTCGAGGCGGTCCGCGCAGCACCCCCCGTCTCCCAGACGCCCACCCCCTCGACGAGCGCTGCTCCGCCGGGCCGGGAATCCCCCGCACCGAAGGCGACGAGCGGGCAGTCCCCGGATCCGGCAGCGCCCCAGGCGCCTGCCGGAAAGGCGGAGCAGGGGAAGGGCGATCCGGGCACGGCGCGCACCGTCGCGGTGAAGCCGGAGGGCCTGGAGAAGCTGCCCGTCGAGAAGACCCTCGGCTGGAAGCCGGACGGGCCCCTGAGCAGTCAGGAGCTGCAAGGGCAGAAGATCACGCTGAACGAGTGCGGGACGGTCGAGGGCGCCACGCTCTGGCAGCAGCAGGGATACCTGAGTTCGGCCAGGAACGCCGCCGGCCAGCAGCTGTTCTTCTTCCCCGACGTCGCGTCCGCCAAGGCCGCGTACGACCGGCTCGTAGCCGACATGAACACCTGCCAGAGCACTTCTCGCGGGCTCCAGGCCCGTGAGGGAGTGCCGCAGGACGCCGTCGTGACCGTCACCGCCACCTCCAAGGACGGCACCGCCTGGTCGCGGCACTGGAACGGAGTCGGCGGCATGTCGGCCCGTGACGTACAGACCAACCACCTCTACGCCGTCCACCAGGGCGACCACCTCACGCTCTTCCAGTTCGACGAGCTGGCCGAGCGTCCCGCACCACCGCACGACACCGGCACGGACGCCGCCGTACTCGGCGCGCTCGCCGCCCAGAACTGAGTGCGGCCTCCCTTCGGGAACGGCCCCGCTCGATCCCTTTCCGCTCAACTCTCTTCATCAGGAGTCACGTTGTCCGTCAAGATCTCGACCCTCCGCACCACGAGCGTCATCACCGCCGCCCTCGCGGCCTCGCTCGTCCTGTCCGTCCTTCCCGCCCAGGCCGACAGCCTGCAGGCCACCTACGCTTCCGTCACCTCCACCGGCTCACTGGGCAACAACGCCGCCCCCGGCGGCAAGGTCACTCGCAGCCAGGCCATATCCAGGGCCCAGGTCTGGGTGGACCAGAAGGTTCCCTACAGCACGAACGGCCTCGAAGCCCCGTACAGCTGGTGGGCCGACAGCAAGACCGGAGGCCGCTACCGACAGGACTGCTCCGGCTTCGTCTCGATGGCCTGGCAGCTCAACTCCAGCCGCACCACCCTGTCCCTGCCCGCCGTCTCCGCGCAGATCAACAAGTCGGACCTGAAGCCCGGCGACATCCTCAACAGCAACGATCACGTCGTCCTGTTCGCCGGCTGGCGCGACAAGAGTGCGGGCACCTTCAACTACTACCAGGAGAGCAGCCGTAGCCGGCCGACGAACTACAACACCGACGGCAACGTGTACGGGTCCACCCTGGCGAGCCACCCCATGAGCAGCTACCTGGCACTCCGCTACGACAACATCGCCGAGGACTCCGTGCCGGTGCCGACTCCTGCGTCGAGGGTGCATGTGGAGATCGTGGGTGCGGATGGGGGGATGCACAACACGGATGCGGATTATGCGGCGGGTCAGTGGACTGGGGCGTGGACTGCCATGGGTGGTAGTGCGCTGAAGGGTCTGACGAGTGCGGTGACGGGGAACACGATGCATGTGTTCGCTTTGGGGTCGACGGGTCGTGTGTATACGAAGGATGCGAATTACACGACTGGGCAGTGGAGTTCTGGTTGGCAGGAGGTTCCTGGGGACTTCGAGGGTGCGACGGCGATTTCGGCTTCGGGGGTCGGTAACCAGGTGCATCTTGAGGTGCTTGGTGCGGGTGGTGTGATGCACAACACCGATGCGGATTACGGGACTGGTCAGTGGACCGGTGTGTGGACGGACATGGGTGGTACGGGGCTGAAGGCTCTGACGAGTGCGGTGACGGGCAGCACGATGCACGTCTATGCGGTGGGTGCGGAGGGT harbors:
- a CDS encoding LuxR C-terminal-related transcriptional regulator; its protein translation is MGLDAHLETVYRGMLMQPTGGMAELVQRTGLSEAQVRDSLDQLVDLGLLTPSRDTAGGLRPVSPEAGLEQLLRRQEEDLIRRRHALDLSKAAAARAVAEYAGLRPNTETDGTERLVGLDAIQSRLETLTEEMTSECLAIAPGGAQSQASLDASRVLDEKALALGIDMRVIYQDSARNDLATLAYAQWTTENGGEVRTSPLLPPRLLVFDRTTAIVPIDPANSRLGALCTTAPGIVASIVTLFEQTWNTAVPLGATRARPLQDGITQNERELLKLLASGMTDEAAGKRLGVSLRTVRRQMSALMERLEATSRFEAGLKASQRGWL